The Magnolia sinica isolate HGM2019 chromosome 3, MsV1, whole genome shotgun sequence genome includes the window CATACACCGGAACTGGGTAGATAAAAGCATGTGAAAGCAGGAAcgtagcagtttttttttttttccaaatcttcTATATGCTTCTTTCATCTACGGATGACAGGACACTTAATGAGAGCTAAAACCCCTGTTTGCGGCAGGACACTTGATGAGAGCTAAAACCCCCATTTGCGGCAATCAGAGCCTTTCAGCGGAGGGTGGCAGCAACTGAAATCCTCGTGTGTGCTCACATCGGCAGTGCATCATTATATTTCCTTGCTCCAAAATCAGCACTGGAATTGTTTCTTATATATCTCTAAGGGAATGAGGGAGATGCCACATCGATTGAAGACCTCCAGACTGGATCTTGTATGAAACGGATTGTCAAGGAAAGAGAGACTAGATCATCAATGACATGAAACTGGTGAGCTTTGACAATCGAGTCCTTGTCCAACTAAGTAGGTTCTTTGAAGATTTGATCCAAGCCCAAGTCCCATAAGCCAAATTTCATGAACCTCATCCAGAAGACCAAATATAGAATCATTGACCAAAACTAAAGGGGCGAGCGAAATATTTAGCCTGGTAGATAAGGAGCTTATATCCGAAACTACATCAGCAATGGCACCTGGCACAAAACCTAATCCCATGGCTCAATTCAGCACTGCCGGATTATCTAACCCTAGGATAACCTGCAGTGGATTTTCAGACTTGTGGGTCCAGCTACCCTTGACACCTATCAAGGGTCAAATTAATCAACATAATCAAATCCTTTTTTTTGTGCAATGAGGATTCACCACAAATGAATTTAAGGCGAAGCTCATGAAACCTCAGTGAAGTTGATCAGAGGTGGTGGATGAAGTGGGTAGCAGGGGTAGGAACACCATGAGGATTGAGGGTTCCACCAAGCTGAACTTAGACAAAAGATACAATAGGTAACCTAGGACCTGACGGTACTAGAGATTTTATTGCTTTCTTTTCAAGATGTGAAAACCAGCCCATCTTGTGGTTGAAGAAGGTTCAACTAATCCTATATCTTGGGCCACTAGGAAGCATATACGACTGTAGAGGTTATCTCATATCATTGACAAACTATTGGGAATTCAAAAGTCCTTCAACATATGTCAGCCAAATATTTGTTTACCCAATGAGGTGGCCAGTGGCCTCTCTAGAGGAGGGACTCTAGACAAGCATCATATATCCGGAATCTATACCCCTTGATTAGATTGcaatttttaattttatgtttTGTAGGAGAATCATGCTACTTATTAAAAAAAcatgaaagaaaatagaaatgacaAATACAAGCAGTTGAGTCAAGCATGACATCATAACAAGTGTCACATAGTAATTAGTAATGGTTTAACACCTTGGTTTAACGCCTTCCTGATGCCACTGATTCAGCAGAGAACAAATATCTCACTCGTGACAGAACCGAATCGTGTGTTGGATCATACGGATGGTCCTTGGAAGGGATCTCCAGAATTGCAGGCACTGGGTTGTTGTAGCTATCAACTAGAAACCTTATCATGTTCGCGACCTGAAATCACAACATGGGGAGCAGCAATGGGTAGTCACACTGAAAAATCATGATTTTAGTAACGgaagaaacaagaaaaaaggCCAATGTTTTGGTTGTAGCTGCAAAATTAATATCTTTAATTGGCGTCATCAATTGTTAGACAGACTAAATCCTATCATCAGCAATCGAAATATATGCATTCTTTAAGAAGTGGTGTTGGACCACCGCTGTTGTCTTGCTCAAAAAACTTACATATTGGCTAATCAATACAATAGCAATATCCTCCTTTGTAGTGAACTCTTTGAATGCATCTTCAATTGCTTTTACGGTAGTTTCTGAGACAAGCGAAAAATTATTATTAACCAAGAAAATTCATATGAGCAAAGCTCACTCAATAGATTGGCAGGAGGAAATTACAGCTTTGCAGATTTCTACCAGCCCCTTGAAATCAGTAAAACCACAGTTGTTTAGAGTGTAATGCATGCGTGATAGAATTACAAGTGCAGAGACCAATGTGTGTTGCAGGAGAAGAACCAATTTCACTCAAACGAACAAAGAGATTTCAGCGATCCACGTAAAGCATAAAGCCAATGGGTCAGTCATGCATGTTATAGGTTCACATAAAGTTATAAGAATGATTTCCATTTGGCATAGACTCTTACAGAGAAGAGTGACATATATTCACAAGTCTACAATATCATCCCCATGCATGTCCTtgttaaaattcaaaataaaatttaacaatAATAACGTTTTGATATTTTATAACTGGCTCATCCATAAGCTAAAGAAAAgttttttctgttcttttttcttttcggcgTAAGCATAGaacaataataaaaagaaagcCACTAAAAAGAAATTGCATGAAATAAATATTCAAATAATATCTAAAGAAACTAGGAAAGTTGTAGGCGACACATAATGCTTATCGGTGGATGCTTCTCATGGCTAAGTATTCAAAAGAGTTTTGCACATGAGCATACTTGAGTCGACAATAAGGTAGTTTGTCTTTCTTCGCAAATCGACATTACCCACTCCAGCCAGCAAAAATCCAGTCACAGtgtcctgcaaaaaaaaaaaagaaagaataaataaTCTATCAGAAACCTATAATTTGCAAAGAAGCTACTCTACATAAGCAAGAAAGAAATCAGTAAGATATGTTCTGCACAATGTGATTTGCAGGACTTGGTAGAATTGTATGAAATAAAGATCGCTCAGAGATCagtcagggggggggggggggggaggaggagaagatcaCACAGCAAATTTAGCAAACTGTCTGCATAATGTTGTCACTCAAAAGACTAAAAACCCAAGCAATAGATGGGTGAAAACTAATGAAGATTTCTGGTGCCTTGAGCACACTAAGCTAATCAATTGGCCCCATATACAATTATATTGGAAAACAATCGGCATCcttataataataacaataataataattacattttatatatatatatatatatatatatatatatatatatttgaagccTATATGTTGGTTGTCCAAGCAGGGTTGGTAAATGCAGATTTGTCCTTATCTACGGTGGTAAGCTAAGATAGTATATCCAGTAAACATTATAAAGCTTGTCCAGAGGACCAGAACTGTATCATAGAACCATGTGGCAACAACAGTATCAAAACTGGGATTGATTGAAGATCACAATGAAACTATGAGTTAGAAAAAAGCATAAAATAGTGACGAAATCAGAGGTCCCTTGTGGATGAAAAAAGTCTGtttttgcatatttaggaattactCGACACATGATGAGACTCGGATCACATTAGCGCATTAGAaggtaatgcgggggcattttcacactgggctcgagtggggtgacctatgggatgcaggggcacactcggggtgagcggcccgcggaacccatggatttggagcccgtgtgaggcgggtggctcatgtgaggcggaacccatggattttggTGGGGGCCACAAGGAAGGTTCGGCCAAgggcctaacccatggatttggggcctaggctataagataaagggattaatttgccatgctctatcagttcgagcttttagagcaagtggttaattgtcctgcatcggAAGGTAGccattcttatttatttttatttcttgcaAGTTGAATAGTTATCTAATAAATTTTAGATGTGGGATATAATTAGATTTTATCTCAGACTTGTTATGGAATGAATATAATCAATATTTCCTTTCATATGGATGTTTACGATGACCTTATTATGAGAATGTTAGTGAGAATGGTAGAACTACCAAGTTGCACTCTCGTGTGCGGCATCAGGGTCGAGTATACTCGAGTGCCGGATTTAGGGTTTGACTGGGCACCCCAGGCCTTTGACATTCCAACTAATTATCTTTATTGAGCAACTTCCCTCACCTGCACTTCTCGCAAAAGACCACACCTTAACTAATTATCTTCATTAAGCAACTTCCGTCACCCTTTTGCCCTTACCTGCGCTTCTCACAAAAGACCACACCTTATAGTTGATATTTGAATCTAGTCTCCTTCTCCCTACATACTCTTGGATTGTGATCTTCTAGTTTTTGCCTAAACAAGACCACATAACCCTATGGCCTGTCTCCAAAAGTTGCCCCCAACAGGCGAGCTATTTGACCTAAAACCCCCCCTTATTCGCTTCATACCTTGTGCCATAGATAGTTTACACAGCTCTCCATACCGCAACCTCGACTTGTCAAATACTGCAACCCAAAAGTTATCTGAAAACATAGATTCTCTCTTCACAACCCCAATCTGCCTATCCATTGCTAATGGAACTATATCTTGCTAATCCCACCTGCTACCATATCTGTTGAAACCTTCTCTTTGCCTGAATCTCGTTGATCTcgtgtagaggtgtacacgagtcgaaacaagtcgagcttggcacagctcaactcggctcagccactagctgaccctagctcgaactcggctcgactcggtcctagagcctgactggccagctcaactcggttcggtcagcagctcaggccagttcgagccagggatgagccgagttcgcctgtgcagcattttcacaaacacaaggactgcaccttcaaattcttattgtatgtaaaacagcaacagcggttttacaagtattttatgaaacaccttgtaggcaacatcaaaatcaagaaaaaatggtatttgtttcatatacatactttccttgccaccagccgacacttcgttgagtcatttcatcaaacatttggtaagcaacatcaatatcaaagtaaccgagtcaccgaactggttcaatctgagttcaatttgagttggggtttgatccgagtcaagtcgagctgaggtaagctcgaactcggttcaaaattttttcgagctcgaaaaatcagctcgaactcagtttcgaaccgagtcgaattgagtcgagcgagctaaccgagctaactcgattcgtgtacaaccctaatccCGTGTCTCTAATAAGACCATGGCTCCTTGACTCAGCgagtattttccatccaagccctCCTTAGCTTTGGATCAGTTGTTCAACTATCTTCGACCTCTGGTGGGCTCTCCACTTTCTGTAATAGAGACGGTTGATCGCTCCTTTGCTTTAACCTGCTCTCCCATCCAGTCGAAGTCAAACAAAAAAAAGGGGGAGCAGAAATCGGGACTTGAAATTAACCCACTTCCACACGCGCAAACACTTAAATCTTCCCCCACCTGTGTAAAGAGAGACGTGTAATTTGCCCACTTCTGTGAACATCAACACTTGAGATACATCCTTTGCACACTTCGATCGAGATAAGTCATACTCCCCTTTATAAAAGTGTCCTCTCCTTGCCTTACATGATCCCCCCATGCCTCCTCTCCATCATTAATGCCACCACACCTAGTATTGCTACATGGCACAATTTCATGTCATCTAACACCATATGCCCCCACTGACAAACCATAGCTCCTCGCAGCCCTTCGACAAAGGATCGATCGACACCACAATTCCTAAACGTGCCCCAATTTCCATAAAACCTCGTaataaaaaattcttgagggAAATCCCATACATTTAGAACCAAATttcctcccatccaaacacagagCAGTCCTCCCATCTCTGTATACCCCTTACCATGTCATCCCAGAACAAGTTGCAAGCTAAGAAGATTCTATCAGCATTCGACTGAGAGCAAAGAGATATCCGCGATACGTCCTTTAGCCTCTTCACCACACCACCCAATCTTCTACTTTTATTGCACTGCAATTCTAACAAAGCCGTTCCTCCATTTCATTTCTGTAACCCCTAGCTTGATTGAGGCTATAGAAGTAAATTTAAATGATTTCAAAGAATTCTCCAAGATTTTCTGATGTATTCTCACTTCTGGCCCTTCCTCCGTTTCCACCCTCGAAACCCAACTCTCTTGATTCATTTGTGATGATTCCCCTTGCTCTGTGACTTTCTTTATCCTATGGTTAGGGATATCTGCCACCACCTCTTGAGATGATCTGcccctccccccccccaaaaaaaaaaaagaccagaaCAAATTTTTTATGTTCGATTCTCCTGCCACGATATCTCTGAAGAATATTTGGCCCCCCATCGTTACAACGAAGCATTCTCCCCATATATGGTTTCTGTATTACCCCTTTTACCCTCATCTTTACCCCTCCCTCTTCCTTCTCCCTAGAACTATTCCTTTTTGTTTCTCTATTTTTCACCTCAAGATCAAATCGAGCATtttgcactttcaatttcttcgCTCCGAAGCTTTCCCCATGAGGTATTTGAATGGCCATAGTGGCAACTTCTTCCAAACTCATTCGGACAAATGCAACCTCAAGTAGCTGATATCATCCAGTCTTAAGGTATGCTGACCTCCATCACATTCCCTGCTCTAACGAGCACTCGAGACAAGTTCACTAGAAGACATCCTTCCGGAATCCAACAACAAATAGTGTTGGAAGCTCCGCCAGCACTTTCTCACCCTTTCGGATGGACGGCGGTTTCTTCTTCTTAACTTCCATCCACTCTCCCTCCCCTGCTTCTTCCTGCGGACCCCTCCCCCCTAATTCACCATATTCTCTATCCCCTTCTTGTCCTTCGTTCCCTCCCCGATCATCTTCATTCACCCCCTTACCGCCCCGGCTACCATATCTCACTGCCACAGTTATCCCTCTCAAACTCCGTGCGTGGTTGCGCCTAAgttcaattttaaaaaatctcCCTTCACTCTCCACTCTCTCTTATCATTCTTCCTCCACAACTGCTGACTATTCTTGGGTTCGAAGATGGATTATGTATTCCATCACTCTTTTGATGAACCAATATAAACTCATCTCCAATTCTTCTATGAGAGTAGGGAGGCAACATAAATTAAAAGCTACCCTGAATGAAAAGGTGCATCTTCTTATAGGCCATGATATGTAAGAAATTCTAGATTACTAAAGATGAAGACTTCATATGAGGAAAATAAACAGTTGAAAGTGGTTGGATTGAGGATAGTGAGGCAGACATATGGGAAATTTTAAGGTGGTTTAAGCTCAAGTAAGATAAGAACCCAGGTTTGGCAGCTACAGAGGCATTCTTAGATATCATTGGAGGATGAACATTTTTTCTCCTATCTGATTTGACTCCAATGAAACAGAATTCTTAGCACTATTACAAGGTTGAGGGTCTTCTCACCTTGTTATTTGGTCGTGTTGAGGTGAACGACAACT containing:
- the LOC131240661 gene encoding V-type proton ATPase subunit F, whose protein sequence is MANRAQIPTNNSALIAMIADEDTVTGFLLAGVGNVDLRRKTNYLIVDSKTTVKAIEDAFKEFTTKEDIAIVLISQYVANMIRFLVDSYNNPVPAILEIPSKDHPYDPTHDSVLSRVRYLFSAESVASGRR